From the Chelonoidis abingdonii isolate Lonesome George chromosome 12, CheloAbing_2.0, whole genome shotgun sequence genome, one window contains:
- the LOC142047648 gene encoding butyrophilin subfamily 2 member A2-like codes for MVALSVILMVLLGSFALSAYLFWIKEKHAAELRWRRLVASLEEVNVTLDPDTAYPELILSEDRKRVRCGDTWQDLPDNPERFDSRACVLGCEGFTSGRHYWEVEVGDGKYWAVGVARESMRRKGEIRCCPEDGIWAVERQDNQCQVLTTPEPTLLSRVPSRIRVCLDCEWGQVTFIDAGHEAPIFTFPPGSFKEERIRPLFWVWGRHTQLSLCPCDMRGAEGRDYPTGEPEIRLSSLTDPSF; via the exons ATGGTGGCTCTGAGCGTGATCCTGATGGTTTTGCTCGGTTCCTTTGCCCTTAGTGCTTATCTCTTCTGGATCAAAG agaaaCATGCAGCAGAACTTA GGTGGAGAAGACTTGTGGCATCTCTAGAAGAAG tgaacgtgactctggatccagacacggctTATCCTGAACTCATCCTGTCTGAGGATCGGAAACGTGTGAGATGCGGAGACACATGGCAGGATCTGCCCGacaaccctgagagatttgaTTCTAGAGCCTGTGTactgggctgtgagggattcaccTCTGGGAGACATTATTGGGAGGtagaggtgggggatgggaaatactgggctgtgggggtggccagagagtctaTGAGAAGAAAGGGAGAGATCAGGTGTTGCCCTGAGGATGGGATTTGGGCTGTGGAGCGACAGGACAATCAGTGCCAGGTTCTCACCACCCCTGAACCCACCCTGTTGAGCCGGGTCCCCAGCAGGATCcgggtttgtctggactgtgaGTGGGGCCAGGTGACATTTATCGATGCTGGTCATGAGGCCCCGATCTTCACTTTCCCACCAGGCTCATTCAAGGAGGAGAGAATCCGACCCTTGTTCTGGGTGTGGGGCAGACACACCCAGCTCAGTCTGTGTCCCTGTGACATGAGGGGGGCGGAAGGAAGAGACTATCCCACTGGGGAACCGGAAATCAGGCTCTCTAGCCTTACTGACCCCAGTTTCTGA